A genomic segment from Lasioglossum baleicum chromosome 5, iyLasBale1, whole genome shotgun sequence encodes:
- the LOC143209095 gene encoding 5'-3' exonuclease PLD3: protein MSFFGWKGSSRTESSEHTGRNLQDGLFQIASQACHILVQVNNTHNVSYGGNNNVRNIAYSKCSVRDEDSINPANAAVSKGASSTVKSYTKYAKEDAKDQDVVVLLPHRRNKTAFVKHKLSTVSENVRLETNPSSCVTGGSGVGSGGAVVHNSSLVPDDDYDLWDQSGFMLRNDADDSLTNGKWGGAQGWCRPSCIPITIILILIVLVVLLPLLDHTADKVASNSTRFGFDSSCMDGCNLSFVESIPIGMNYTGDATFQRSTYDSWAELISLARDRIEIASYYWTLKREDVYPDDSAKQGEEIFRLLLEAGKDRNIALRIAQNMPSQVSPNIDTEILAKKANAKVKSLNLVALFGSGVLHTKLWLIDRTHVYVGSANMDWRSLTQVKELGLLALNCSCLANDYAKIFDVYWMIAEDGKVPAVWPDSVTTHINEKTPIDFTYRDDRYRTFISSAPPPFSPNGRTEDVDAILYCIERAEQFIYIAVMDYFPLTIYTTKLRYWPRIDDALRAAAVERKIKVRLLISSWKHSRKSEIPFLKSLVELTGSYPGVKIEVRRFVVPTNSRFDKIPFSRVNHNKYMVTDTAAYVGTSNWSGDYFTTTAGVGTVFETVGDQTPDNLRQQLEKIFLRDWSSQYAYALNNSLLDARVPTGAIGDDYYSRSSNYMLA, encoded by the exons ATGTCGTTCTTCGGCTGGAAGGGTAGCAGTCGTACCGAAAGTTCCGAGCACACGGGCCGCAACTTGCAGGATGGTCTCTTTCAGATCGCCTCCCAAGCTTGTCACATCTTGGTACAA GTGAACAACACGCACAACGTTTCGTACGGTGGAAACAACAACGTGAGGAACATCGCGTATTCGAAATGCTCCGTAAGGGACGAGGACTCGATAAATCCCGCGAACGCTGCCGTCTCCAAGGGAGCTTCCTCCACGGTGAAATCCTACACGAAGTATGCGAAGGAAGATGCCAAGGATCAGGATGTGGTCGTCTTGCTGCCGCATCGCAGGAACAAGACCGCTTTCGTCAAACATAAACTCTCT ACGGTGTCCGAGAACGTGAGATTAGAGACGAATCCCTCGAGTTGCGTCACCGGCGGCAGCGGGGTTGGCAGTGGCGGTGCGGTTGTTCACAACAGCAGCCTGGTGCCCGAcgacgattacgatttatgggACCAGTCCGGCTTCATGCTGCGAAACGATGCCGACGATTCCCTGACGAACGGCAA ATGGGGAGGAGCGCAAGGATGGTGCAGACCCAGTTGCATACCAATCACCATCATCTTAATTTTGATAGTGTTGGTCGTTTTATTGCCGTTGTTGGATCACACGGCGGACAAGGTCGCCTCGAACAGCACTCGTTTCGGTTTCGATTCAAGTTGCATGGACGGCTGCAATCTGTCGTTCGTCGAGAGCATACCGATTGGTATGAATTACACCGGTGACGCTACGTTCCAGCGAAGTACCTATGACTCGTGGGCGGAATTGATCTCGCTGGCAAGAGATAGAATAGAAATAGCCTCGTACTATTGGACTTTGAAGAGAGAGGACGTGTACCCGGATGACAGCGCGAAACAG GGCGAGGAAATATTTCGTTTGCTCCTCGAAGCGGGGAAAGACCGCAACATCGCGTTGCGGATCGCGCAGAACATGCCGTCCCAGGTCAGCCCAAATATCGACACCGAGATCCTAGCGAAGAAAGCAAATGCCAAG GTGAAGAGTCTGAACTTGGTGGCGCTGTTCGGATCAGGAGTGCTGCACACGAAGCTCTGGCTGATCGATAGAACGCACGTGTACGTCGGTTCGGCGAACATGGATTGGCGATCGCTCACCCAGGTGAAGGAACTCGGCCTGCTAGCTTTGAACTGTAGCTGCCTGGCAAATGATTATGCTAAGATATTTGAC GTTTACTGGATGATAGCGGAAGATGGTAAAGTGCCGGCAGTCTGGCCAGACTCGGTCACCACCCACATCAATGAAAAAACGCCGATCGACTTTACGTACAGAGACGATAGGTATCGAACGTTCATATCG AGCGCGCCCCCGCCTTTCTCGCCAAATGGTAGGACCGAGGATGTTGATGCTATTCTTTATTGCATCGAGAGAGCGGAGCAATTTATCTACATCGCGGTGATGGACTATTTTCCTTTGACGATATACACCACTAAACTGAG GTATTGGCCAAGGATAGACGACGCACTGCGAGCCGCAGCTGTCGAGCGGAAAATCAAAGTGCGGCTGTTGATCTCCTCGTGGAAGCATTCGCGAAAATCGGAGATCCCGTTCCTGAAGTCGCTGGTAGAATTGACCGGCAGCTACCCGGGAGTGAAAATCGAAGTG AGGAGATTCGTGGTGCCCACCAACTCCCGGTTCGACAAGATCCCGTTCTCTAGGGTGAACCACAACAAGTACATGGTGACGGACACCGCGGCGTACGTGGGTACCAGCAACTGGTCCGGTGATTACTTCACAACCACCGCCG GTGTAGGTACGGTGTTCGAGACGGTCGGGGACCAGACGCCGGACAATCTCCGCCAGCAATTGGAGAAGATTTTTCTCCGTGATTGGTCCTCCCAGTACGCCTACGCTCTGAACAACAGTCTGCTGGACGCGAGAGTTCCGACAGGTGCTATCGGGGACGACTACTACTCGCGCTCGTCGAACTACATGCTAGCGTGA